GTTTTAGTCGGATTGTGATACGAGGCGTTATCGTGGAAGTCTCCGCCTTAGCATGAGGTAAATAAAGTATGAACCAACGGCGGCGCTGACGTGTTTGACTGAATGACCGCCAACTACTTGCTGTGTGAACGAGTAAATCTCTGCATCATAGGCCTCGAAATATTTCGCCAGCAGGTAAAATACTAATGCGTATATCAGATATCTTTGATGCGTATAGCGGCCAGGAAACAGCAACAGGACGACAGGAATGGTTAGCAGAGGTATCAACTGAATCCAGTAATAAAATCTCAAATCGTCCGCAAAATCCCAGTACACCACACTGGCAAAGCCCAGTAGCAAAGCCGGGATCAATAGCGTCCTTTCCAATCGCTCGCTGACATGTTCTGTCAGGATGCCGATAAATAAGCCCATGAATCCGATCGTCATGGGCAGTCGATCCCAGACCAGGGTCCCGCTGCTCGGGCTCCAGTGATAATAGCCGGAGCCCAAAGCGACCACCGCCACACCAAGAAAAAAGATCGTCCATGACCACGGAGCCTCTGCCGGGCGATTTCGCCGACAGAAAATCTGTCCCACGATACCCACGAAAAGGAAGGCGAGATTTGAGGCGACGTTGAGGAAGTTGGGAATACCCAGCCAAGGCCGTAGATCGGCAAAATTGTGATAGGCGAGGCTTTGGCGCATCGGCTCCAGCGACATCATGCCAACGAATGAGGCCAAGACGATCAATAGCAGTAGCAATTCACGCCAGTAATTTTTCATAGCTGCCTGTCCGGCGATATTTGAGGCAGGGGCCGGACGTTCAAATCTTCTCACCCGACCATTTACCAACTTTCCTGTGAAGGTCGCACGTCAACTTCAAATGACCAGGCCGAGCGCGGTTGCTGTGATAGAAAATATGCGGTCGTAGCTATGTCATCCGGGTTCAGCGTTTCGGGTGCCTCTACGTGAACATCTGAGGCCAGAGATTTGACGCCGCCATCGATGATGATGAGTGAAACGTGGATTCCGCTTGGCCAGAGGTGCCGGGCCATTGCCTGGGCCAGACTGCGCTGAGACGCTTTTGCCGGCGCGAATGCAGTGGTAAACGGCTTGCCGCGCAGAGACGCGGTGGCGCCAACAAATATGATGGTGCCGGCCCTTTTCTCTTTCATCGATGGGATGACCTCTTTGGAAACAAGGAACGCACCCATCGTGTTAACGCGCCATGACTGTTCAAAGTCGTGTGCGCTCAGCTCTTCTATGTTTCCCCACACCCCGGAACCGGCGTTGTACACGAGTACATCAATCTCTCCCATATCGGTGCGAACTGCTGAGAATGCAGTTTCGACAGCTGATGGGTCGGTGACATCGCAGGCGTAAGCCTTGGCCGATTCAATTTCGGCCGCGAGGTTGCTGGAATACTCAATCTTTCGAGACAACAAGGCGACGGCGTATCCTTCCGAAGCGAATCGCCGCGCAAACGAGGCACCGTTCTGAGGTCCGACACCCACAACCGCACATACAGGTTTCGTCATTTGAACCTCCCTCTTGCGCTAATCATTTCGATTTCCCCAGGCCGGTTGACTTTGTAACTCATCGGCGTATTTTAATAAGCGGAACCTTGGAGTGCGCAAACACCCCAAGGCCCCTAACCTTCGCCAGCAACGGTATGCTAGCAATGGCTAACGCTGATGTTATCAACATTAAGGCACGATTACTCATACGGGTGGTCGTGCTTTTTTGTGCCTGCTGGCTCTTATAGGAGCTAATCATGACTGGAAACAATTATTCAGAGGAAAACAGTAAAAAGGTCGCAGTTCGTGCGAGTAAGCGCATTACTTCCCACAGAAAGGAACTAGACTTACGGGAATTGATGTTTGCCCTTTATTGTAGGCGGAATGGGCTTAACCCTTGGAACGGAACTCCATTGACGTCGAACAAGGGGGGTGCGTCATGACTAGCAGCAATCATTCAGAAGAAGCCAATAGAGTGGCCGCAATTCGTGCTACGGATAAGCTCACTAAAAATCTCGGACAAATAAAAATGCTGAGCGATTTGTTGTCGGGGGCAGAAGATCCAGGAGATGAACAAACAATGCGCACAGCCGGAGAAACTATTTTTGGATGGGCGTATGACGCCGAGCAAGCACTGACCACACTATCTGGTCGTTGTCATGCGTTAGAGGGTACCCCAAAAAGCAAAGCCACGATAACGCCGATTGACCAAAGCTAAACAGCGATAAAGGGCCAAGGACGG
This window of the Pseudomonadota bacterium genome carries:
- a CDS encoding SDR family NAD(P)-dependent oxidoreductase, with the protein product MTKPVCAVVGVGPQNGASFARRFASEGYAVALLSRKIEYSSNLAAEIESAKAYACDVTDPSAVETAFSAVRTDMGEIDVLVYNAGSGVWGNIEELSAHDFEQSWRVNTMGAFLVSKEVIPSMKEKRAGTIIFVGATASLRGKPFTTAFAPAKASQRSLAQAMARHLWPSGIHVSLIIIDGGVKSLASDVHVEAPETLNPDDIATTAYFLSQQPRSAWSFEVDVRPSQESW
- a CDS encoding ceramidase domain-containing protein, whose product is MKNYWRELLLLLIVLASFVGMMSLEPMRQSLAYHNFADLRPWLGIPNFLNVASNLAFLFVGIVGQIFCRRNRPAEAPWSWTIFFLGVAVVALGSGYYHWSPSSGTLVWDRLPMTIGFMGLFIGILTEHVSERLERTLLIPALLLGFASVVYWDFADDLRFYYWIQLIPLLTIPVVLLLFPGRYTHQRYLIYALVFYLLAKYFEAYDAEIYSFTQQVVGGHSVKHVSAAVGSYFIYLMLRRRLPR